In the genome of Streptosporangiales bacterium, the window GAGGTCGCCGGCCGCACCCTCTCGTACGTGACCGCAGGCGAGGAGGGCGAGACCGTCGTGCTCGTGCACGGGTACGGCGGTGACGCGAACTCCTGGCTGTTCGTCCAGGAGCCGCTGGCGGCGAAGCACGTCGTGCACGCCGTCGACCTGCCAGGGCACGGCGCGTCGAGCAAGGACGTCGGCGACGGGTCGCTGGCCACGCTCGCCGAAGTAGTGCTCGGCTTCCTGGACGCAGCCGGGACCGGGCGCGCGCACCTGGTCGGGCACTCCCTGGGTGGTGCCGTCATCGCCGCGGCGGCCGCGCAGGCGCCGGAAAGGGTGGCGTCGCTGACCCTCGTGGCGCCGGCCGGGTGCGGCACCGAGGCGGACGCGGAGTACCTGCGCGGCTTCGCCGGGGCGCAGTCGCGCCGCGACCTGAAACCGTTGGTGGGCCGGCTGTTCGCCGACTCCGGGCAGGTGACCAGGCAGCTGGTGGACGACCTGCTGAAGTACAAGCGCCTGGACGGCGTCGACGCGGCGTTGCACCGGCTGGTCGACACCCTGCTCGACGGTGACCGGCAACGCATCGACACGGTGGCCACGCTGACACAGCTGTCGGTGCCGGTCACCGTGGTGTGGGGCGCGGCGGACCAGATCCTGCCGGCGGCGCACGCGGAGAACGTCCGGCGGGCACGGCCGGACGCGAAGGTGACCGTCGTACCGGACGCCGGGCACATGGTGCACATGGAGGCACCCCCCTCGGTAAGGGAGGCGCTGACCTAGCGGGACTATCTTGATCTTGCGCTCCTGACGCAGACTGGTGCCAGCGGACCCAGGAGGTTCGGTGGCATCAGCAGCACGTCTCGAAGCCGCGGTCCCGGTCGGCGCCGACCCGGTCCGCCACGCGCGTGCGCTGGCACGCGTGCACGAAGCCGCGCTGGCCGGCGAGCCCATCGGGGCGATCGTGCGGCCGTTGATCTCCGAGTCGTGGCACCGGGTGCTCGACCAGGGTGTGGATCCCGACCGCGGCGGCGACGCCGTGCCGCTGGCCCGCGAGGAGGTCGAACGCCGCCGCCGTACGTCGCACCTCACCGAGCTGCTGCCGGTGCTGCGCGACGGTCTGCTGAAGGTCGCCGACGACGCGGCGCACATCATGGTCGTGGTCGACAGGGACAGCCGGGTGCTGTGGCGCGAGGGCAGCACGTCGGTGAAGCTGGGCGCGGACCGGCTGGGCTTCGTCGAGGGCGCCAGCTGGGCGGAGTGCGCGGTCGGCACCAACGCGATCGGCACCGCCGCCGTCGTACGCCGGCCGGTGCAGGTCTACTCGGCCGAGCATTTCGTCCGCA includes:
- a CDS encoding acetoin dehydrogenase dihydrolipoyllysine-residue acetyltransferase subunit; this encodes MGEIHKVTMPKWGLSMTHGKVIEWLVAEGDEVAAGTELADIETEKIAGTLEAADAGVVRRFVADVGADVPVSATIALVAPADVPDSEIDAAAAAAAEEVAAGTLAVDEGPVVSTVEVAGRTLSYVTAGEEGETVVLVHGYGGDANSWLFVQEPLAAKHVVHAVDLPGHGASSKDVGDGSLATLAEVVLGFLDAAGTGRAHLVGHSLGGAVIAAAAAQAPERVASLTLVAPAGCGTEADAEYLRGFAGAQSRRDLKPLVGRLFADSGQVTRQLVDDLLKYKRLDGVDAALHRLVDTLLDGDRQRIDTVATLTQLSVPVTVVWGAADQILPAAHAENVRRARPDAKVTVVPDAGHMVHMEAPPSVREALT